In Actinomyces radicidentis, one genomic interval encodes:
- a CDS encoding ABC transporter substrate-binding protein, translating into MRRRTMLLALPLPALLAACGSAEPARRREPSPTVAAPEGTSGSTTTATADAAKGVPTADGSFTLTDVAGRAISFAAQPSRIVLGESRHSYSLAFLNKTKPLDKVVAWGKDLQKAAPDFYDRLLTAAPEAADLPTIGSVQAGDLTVESLVAHRPDVILLGLDAYEAARSAGLTDQLDAQGLTYVVTDFRRDPARNTEISVRLIGALVDRRDEAERFVSYYHEQVDPVLAAAKKITDRSTTLLWRSPGVSDPCSTFAESNLGQIVTAAGGTNIADELLSGQEGVLTPEQVIASDPAVIIATGGQWGELKRKDTAATSYVHLGYEADAEAARASLDQLRDQPGFDRLSAFANKRVFGIYHQLYDAPYNFLAYLAFAAWQSPDAFKSLDPDAVWTDFHERFMPWKAQGVFAIGL; encoded by the coding sequence GTGCGACGCCGAACCATGCTGCTCGCCCTGCCCCTGCCCGCCCTCCTCGCCGCCTGCGGCAGCGCCGAGCCCGCCCGCCGTCGCGAGCCCAGCCCGACCGTCGCCGCCCCCGAGGGCACCTCCGGCTCTACGACCACCGCCACCGCCGACGCCGCCAAGGGGGTCCCCACCGCCGACGGCTCCTTCACCCTCACCGACGTCGCAGGCCGCGCCATCTCCTTCGCCGCACAGCCCTCCCGCATCGTCCTCGGCGAGTCCCGGCACTCCTACTCCCTCGCCTTCCTCAACAAGACCAAGCCCCTCGACAAGGTCGTCGCCTGGGGCAAGGACCTCCAGAAGGCCGCGCCCGACTTCTACGACCGGCTCCTCACCGCCGCACCCGAGGCCGCCGACCTGCCCACCATCGGCTCCGTCCAGGCGGGTGACCTCACCGTCGAGTCCCTCGTCGCCCACCGCCCCGACGTCATCCTCCTCGGCCTCGACGCCTACGAGGCGGCCCGCAGCGCAGGCCTCACCGACCAGCTCGACGCACAGGGCCTCACCTACGTCGTCACCGACTTCCGCCGTGACCCCGCCCGCAACACCGAGATCTCCGTCCGGCTCATCGGCGCACTCGTCGACCGCCGCGACGAGGCCGAGCGCTTCGTCAGCTATTACCACGAGCAGGTCGACCCCGTCCTCGCCGCCGCGAAGAAGATCACCGACCGCTCCACCACCCTCCTGTGGCGCAGCCCCGGCGTGTCCGACCCCTGCTCCACCTTCGCCGAGTCCAACCTCGGTCAGATCGTCACCGCCGCCGGCGGCACCAACATCGCCGACGAGCTCCTCTCCGGCCAGGAGGGCGTCCTCACCCCCGAGCAGGTCATCGCCTCGGACCCGGCGGTCATCATCGCCACCGGCGGCCAGTGGGGCGAGCTCAAGCGCAAGGACACCGCCGCCACCAGCTACGTCCACCTCGGCTACGAGGCTGACGCCGAAGCCGCCCGCGCCAGCCTCGACCAGCTCCGCGACCAGCCCGGCTTCGACCGGCTCTCCGCCTTCGCCAACAAGCGCGTCTTCGGCATCTACCACCAGCTCTACGACGCCCCCTACAACTTCCTCGCCTACCTCGCCTTCGCCGCCTGGCAGAGCCCCGACGCCTTCAAGTCGCTGGACCCCGACGCCGTCTGGACCGACTTCCACGAGCGCTTCATGCCCTGGAAGGCGCAGGGCGTCTTCGCGATCGGGCTGTGA
- a CDS encoding asparaginase, protein MNPSAFVPVAAVTRGGPAEHPTVESLHLGAVVALAQDGSVAYSAGDPEVPVFARSSLKPLFAVGMLRAGLEGDERQLALACASHNGGAEHLDVVRSLLARYGLTEADLRNTPGVPLGKAERRAFNRSGQTPDSLHQNCSGKHAAMLATAVALSADPASYLDHDGPVATLVRDSVERLTGATIDPATVTRDGCGAEVYPLPLISLARAYARLTAAEPGTPEHAVADAMAAHPDLIAGEGREATAIMRTIPGSIAKDGAEGFFALGLPGGAAVAVKIADGAMRAAVPAMIPALRALGVPEDQLAALPTRPVLGWGQPVGAVAGLST, encoded by the coding sequence GTGAACCCCAGCGCCTTCGTCCCCGTCGCCGCCGTCACCCGCGGCGGCCCCGCCGAGCACCCGACCGTCGAGTCCCTTCACCTGGGCGCCGTCGTCGCCCTCGCACAGGACGGCTCCGTCGCCTACTCGGCCGGCGACCCGGAGGTCCCCGTCTTCGCCCGTTCCTCCCTCAAGCCGCTCTTCGCCGTCGGGATGCTGCGCGCCGGCCTCGAGGGTGACGAACGCCAGCTGGCGCTGGCCTGCGCCAGCCACAACGGCGGCGCCGAGCACCTCGACGTCGTCCGCAGCCTCCTCGCCCGCTACGGCCTCACCGAGGCGGACCTGCGCAACACGCCGGGTGTGCCCCTCGGGAAGGCCGAGCGCCGCGCCTTCAACCGCAGCGGCCAGACGCCCGACTCCCTCCACCAGAACTGCTCCGGCAAGCACGCCGCCATGCTCGCCACCGCCGTCGCCCTCAGCGCCGACCCTGCTAGCTACCTCGACCACGACGGCCCGGTCGCCACCCTCGTGCGCGACTCCGTCGAGCGCCTCACCGGTGCCACGATCGACCCGGCCACCGTCACTCGCGACGGCTGCGGCGCCGAGGTCTACCCGCTCCCGCTCATCTCGCTCGCCCGCGCCTACGCCCGCCTCACCGCCGCCGAGCCCGGCACGCCCGAGCACGCCGTCGCAGACGCCATGGCCGCCCACCCCGACCTCATCGCGGGGGAGGGGCGCGAGGCCACCGCCATCATGCGCACCATTCCCGGCTCCATCGCCAAGGACGGCGCCGAGGGCTTCTTCGCGCTCGGTCTGCCCGGCGGGGCCGCCGTCGCCGTCAAGATCGCCGACGGCGCCATGCGCGCCGCCGTACCCGCGATGATCCCCGCGCTACGAGCCCTGGGCGTCCCCGAGGACCAGCTCGCGGCGCTCCCCACTCGCCCCGTCCTCGGCTGGGGACAGCCCGTCGGCGCCGTCGCCGGGCTCAGCACCTGA
- a CDS encoding type II toxin-antitoxin system death-on-curing family toxin encodes MSATYLGLEDLLALADDLGVLQVRDLGLLASAAQRPATSLYGEEVYPALADKAAVVLESIVRNDPLIDGNKRLGWLSMVVFLGLNGVDLDVEDDDAYEIVISVAEGCRAWQATAAWLREHGVGD; translated from the coding sequence ATGAGTGCCACCTACCTCGGCCTGGAGGACCTGCTCGCGCTCGCGGACGACCTCGGCGTCCTCCAGGTGCGCGACCTCGGTCTGCTCGCCTCTGCCGCCCAACGGCCAGCCACCTCCCTGTACGGGGAGGAGGTCTACCCGGCGCTCGCGGACAAGGCGGCAGTCGTCCTCGAGTCCATCGTCAGGAACGACCCGCTCATCGACGGCAACAAGCGCCTCGGCTGGCTCTCCATGGTGGTCTTCCTCGGGCTCAACGGCGTCGACCTCGACGTCGAGGATGATGACGCCTACGAGATCGTGATCTCAGTGGCCGAGGGGTGCAGGGCCTGGCAGGCTACGGCCGCCTGGCTTCGCGAGCACGGTGTCGGCGACTGA
- a CDS encoding alpha/beta fold hydrolase, producing the protein MALYEVPFASSNGRDEIQAWIYTPACEPRAVVQLIHGLGEHSRRYIHLIATLLEHGFVVAADDHAGHGATAMRSGVWQDSGENGTDVAVDDEQSLRGIVTERFPDLPYIVFGHSWGSMIARALTAEHPDGIAGAVYCGPVAHMRGLEDPAMERALDAAIAERGGEALDTDGISGGMFIGANDRYGEGVPPTAWVALDEGVVADHAADPLNNFGATMSLRFAKSFCDLYRRCYGTAWAESMPREVPVLIIAGAQDPAGNFGEGAYALANSLWLAGSRDVRTRVWTGVRHEIHNEPTTRAEVEAEVVAFVERCAGTGAPQTV; encoded by the coding sequence ATGGCCCTGTACGAAGTCCCCTTCGCCTCCTCCAACGGCCGAGACGAGATCCAGGCCTGGATCTACACGCCCGCCTGCGAGCCCCGCGCCGTCGTCCAGCTCATCCACGGGCTCGGCGAGCACTCCCGCCGCTACATCCACCTCATCGCCACACTCCTCGAGCACGGTTTCGTCGTCGCCGCTGACGACCACGCCGGCCACGGTGCCACCGCCATGAGGTCCGGCGTCTGGCAGGACTCCGGTGAGAACGGCACCGACGTCGCCGTCGACGACGAGCAGAGCCTGCGTGGCATCGTCACCGAGCGCTTCCCCGACCTGCCCTACATCGTCTTCGGGCACTCCTGGGGCTCGATGATCGCCCGCGCCCTCACCGCCGAGCACCCCGATGGCATCGCCGGCGCTGTCTACTGCGGGCCCGTCGCCCACATGCGCGGCCTTGAGGACCCCGCCATGGAGCGGGCCCTCGACGCCGCCATCGCCGAGCGCGGGGGAGAGGCCCTCGACACCGATGGGATCAGCGGCGGCATGTTCATCGGCGCCAACGACCGCTACGGCGAGGGTGTCCCGCCTACTGCCTGGGTCGCCCTCGACGAGGGCGTCGTCGCCGACCACGCCGCCGACCCGCTCAACAACTTCGGCGCCACGATGTCCCTGCGCTTCGCGAAGTCCTTCTGCGACCTCTACCGCCGCTGCTACGGCACCGCCTGGGCCGAGTCCATGCCGCGCGAGGTCCCCGTCCTCATCATCGCCGGCGCCCAGGACCCCGCCGGGAACTTCGGCGAGGGCGCCTACGCCCTCGCCAACTCCCTGTGGCTCGCCGGCTCGCGCGACGTGCGCACTCGCGTGTGGACCGGCGTTCGCCATGAGATCCACAACGAGCCGACGACGCGCGCTGAGGTCGAGGCGGAGGTCGTCGCCTTCGTCGAGCGCTGCGCCGGGACCGGCGCCCCGCAGACCGTCTGA